In Andreesenia angusta, a single genomic region encodes these proteins:
- the asnA gene encoding aspartate--ammonia ligase, translated as MSKFTIPENYKSRLDVIETEVAIKNIKDYFERELAVALKLTRVSAPLFVRTNSGLNDNLNGVEKPVSFKLKNDNDAQIEIVHSLAKWKRLALEKYGFKAPNGIYTDMNAIRADEEFDNTHSIYVDQWDWEKVITAEDRTLDYLKSIVEDIYEVFLKTEDFIYSIYSEYDKFLPKEIFFITSQELEDRYPSLTPDERENELAKEKGAIFIMQIGKTLLSGEKHDGRAPDYDDWELNGDLILWNPVLGRALELSSMGIRVDSESLKRQLALSGCEDRLELEYHRLLSEDKLPLTIGGGIGQSRICMFFLQKAHIGEVQASVWPKEMIEVCESSNIHLL; from the coding sequence ATGAGCAAATTTACAATACCTGAAAACTACAAGTCTAGGCTAGATGTGATAGAAACAGAGGTGGCCATAAAGAATATAAAGGACTATTTCGAGAGAGAGCTGGCAGTAGCTTTAAAGCTAACAAGGGTTTCAGCGCCCCTTTTTGTAAGAACTAACTCAGGCCTGAACGACAATCTAAATGGAGTTGAAAAGCCAGTTTCCTTTAAATTAAAAAACGACAACGATGCCCAGATAGAGATAGTCCACTCTCTTGCCAAGTGGAAGAGACTTGCCCTTGAGAAGTATGGCTTCAAAGCTCCAAATGGAATATACACAGATATGAACGCCATAAGGGCGGATGAGGAGTTTGACAATACACACTCTATCTACGTAGACCAGTGGGACTGGGAAAAAGTCATAACTGCGGAAGACAGGACACTAGACTACCTCAAGAGCATAGTCGAAGACATATATGAAGTGTTCCTTAAGACCGAGGACTTTATATACAGCATATACAGTGAGTATGACAAGTTCCTTCCAAAGGAGATCTTCTTCATAACTTCACAGGAACTAGAGGACAGATATCCTTCTCTCACACCTGACGAGAGGGAGAACGAGCTTGCAAAAGAAAAGGGAGCTATCTTCATAATGCAGATAGGGAAGACTTTGCTCTCTGGAGAAAAGCACGACGGTAGAGCGCCTGACTACGATGACTGGGAGCTGAATGGAGACCTGATACTCTGGAATCCTGTACTTGGAAGAGCGCTTGAACTATCCTCTATGGGAATAAGGGTCGACTCTGAATCTCTTAAAAGACAGCTTGCGCTTTCTGGATGTGAAGACAGACTGGAGCTTGAATACCATAGACTTCTGTCCGAAGACAAGCTTCCGCTCACTATAGGTGGAGGGATAGGGCAGTCTAGGATATGCATGTTCTTCCTTCAAAAAGCCCACATAGGGGAAGTCCAAGCTTCTGTTTGGCCGAAAGAAATGATTGAAGTATGTGAATCCAGCAATATTCATCTACTTTAA
- a CDS encoding endolytic transglycosylase MltG, with product MKKINIYFMLLGVGIGALISGLALKMYPVPKVEITDQEVIERAKDLGMVGMKEHIEKSSAQKESEAEAVDEQPLPIEASIAVTQGEGSEAVADKLLSAKLIEDKNDFVLFVSEKKAGRSFRQGTYTIKSGSSYDEILSILTKGVYRYDQ from the coding sequence ATGAAAAAGATAAATATTTACTTTATGCTTCTTGGAGTTGGGATAGGCGCTTTGATATCAGGGCTGGCTCTTAAGATGTATCCTGTTCCTAAAGTGGAGATAACCGATCAAGAGGTGATTGAGAGAGCTAAGGACCTAGGTATGGTTGGGATGAAAGAGCATATAGAGAAAAGCTCGGCCCAGAAAGAGTCGGAAGCCGAAGCGGTAGATGAGCAGCCACTGCCTATTGAAGCTAGTATAGCTGTGACCCAAGGGGAGGGCAGCGAAGCAGTGGCTGACAAGCTCTTAAGCGCAAAGCTTATAGAGGATAAGAATGACTTTGTCTTGTTTGTGTCTGAAAAAAAGGCTGGAAGAAGCTTCAGGCAAGGCACTTATACTATAAAGTCAGGCTCTAGCTATGATGAAATTCTAAGCATACTTACAAAAGGTGTTTACCGATATGATCAATAG
- a CDS encoding TIGR01906 family membrane protein — MINSVFKSKAALIFCKTIFAVALPIALLLSTVSYVSSNLDFYRDRFRENKISDTTGLSEQALLSVSEEIVKYLQGERDNFDITLEDGIELFGEREKLHMEDVRVLFDVGIIVRNLSMLLSILAFLCILYVDRREAGNALVVSFCFTLLVIVTLGMFIALDFEKTFTVFHLMLFDNDLWLLDPRTDLLIKMLPLDFFYKMAYRILVLFGIEVSAVLGLGLLGRRLFKSS, encoded by the coding sequence ATGATCAATAGCGTTTTCAAATCAAAAGCAGCCTTGATATTTTGTAAAACTATATTTGCAGTGGCGCTACCTATAGCGCTGCTGCTCTCTACAGTCAGCTATGTATCCTCTAATCTAGATTTCTATAGGGACAGGTTCAGAGAAAACAAGATCTCAGACACAACAGGGCTCAGTGAACAAGCGCTTTTGAGCGTCTCTGAGGAAATAGTCAAATACTTACAAGGAGAGCGAGACAACTTCGATATAACACTTGAAGATGGAATTGAACTGTTTGGAGAGCGTGAAAAACTTCATATGGAAGATGTCAGGGTCCTCTTTGACGTGGGAATCATTGTCAGGAATTTATCTATGTTGTTGTCTATTCTCGCTTTTTTATGTATACTGTATGTGGATAGACGTGAAGCTGGGAACGCACTTGTAGTTTCATTCTGCTTTACTCTGCTCGTCATAGTTACGCTAGGAATGTTCATAGCTTTGGACTTCGAAAAGACTTTCACCGTTTTCCACCTTATGCTGTTTGACAACGACCTCTGGCTTCTAGATCCTAGAACCGATCTTCTCATTAAGATGTTGCCGCTAGACTTCTTTTACAAGATGGCCTACAGGATACTGGTTCTGTTCGGGATAGAGGTTTCCGCTGTGCTGGGACTTGGCCTCTTGGGCAGGAGATTGTTTAAATCGAGCTGA
- a CDS encoding flavodoxin family protein, whose translation MKKVIALMASPNKGKNTDTLVDKFLEGISDSGEKVEIKKYVIRDMNIGFCIGCNYCEKTGNCFQDDDMNELYEAFDSSDGIILGSPIYFGGITTYGKLMIDRCQIYWSSKYVLGESSIDRGKKRFGAFISTVGAPEKYSNFTGSQQVASVFFKSINTEQNQAIYVANTDEQKTWENAELLEDVYQKGKAFFEGF comes from the coding sequence ATGAAAAAAGTAATAGCTTTGATGGCAAGCCCAAACAAGGGAAAGAACACGGATACTCTGGTAGATAAGTTCCTAGAGGGGATTTCAGATTCTGGAGAAAAAGTTGAGATAAAGAAATATGTCATAAGGGATATGAACATAGGATTTTGCATAGGGTGCAATTACTGCGAAAAAACAGGGAACTGCTTCCAGGACGACGATATGAACGAGCTCTATGAAGCTTTTGATTCAAGCGATGGAATCATACTGGGAAGCCCTATTTACTTTGGCGGAATAACTACTTATGGAAAGCTAATGATAGATAGATGCCAGATATACTGGTCTAGTAAGTATGTACTTGGGGAGTCTTCGATAGATAGAGGCAAGAAGAGATTTGGAGCCTTCATATCTACAGTTGGAGCTCCGGAGAAATACTCTAATTTCACAGGAAGCCAGCAAGTCGCATCTGTTTTCTTTAAGTCCATCAACACCGAGCAAAATCAGGCTATTTATGTAGCTAACACAGATGAGCAGAAGACGTGGGAAAACGCAGAACTTCTAGAAGATGTCTATCAAAAGGGAAAGGCTTTCTTTGAAGGCTTTTAG
- the pduL gene encoding phosphate propanoyltransferase: MKNKLPIALSNRHVHLSESDLEKLFGGGHSLCELKSLSQPGQFACEEKVDLVGPRGTIPGVRVLGPTRDITQVEISFADARKLGVDAPVKESGDIEGSPGLKLVGPNGEVDMEQGAIVAARHIHFSDKDAEEFGVSDGEKVKIKTSGDRSLVFENVTVRVSPKYSLEMHVDLEEGNAAGVSNGDLVEIIR, translated from the coding sequence ATGAAAAATAAGTTACCGATAGCGCTTTCAAACAGACATGTGCACTTAAGCGAGAGTGACCTGGAGAAGCTTTTTGGCGGAGGACATTCCCTCTGCGAACTGAAAAGTCTTTCTCAGCCTGGACAATTTGCATGTGAAGAAAAGGTGGACTTGGTTGGACCGAGGGGAACTATACCAGGAGTTAGAGTTCTAGGTCCAACTAGAGACATTACTCAAGTGGAGATATCTTTCGCAGATGCCAGAAAACTCGGTGTAGACGCTCCTGTGAAAGAATCTGGCGATATAGAGGGCTCTCCTGGCCTTAAACTTGTGGGTCCGAACGGAGAAGTGGATATGGAGCAAGGTGCTATAGTGGCCGCAAGGCATATACACTTCAGCGATAAGGATGCTGAGGAATTCGGCGTTTCGGACGGCGAGAAAGTCAAGATCAAAACAAGCGGCGACAGATCTCTTGTGTTTGAAAATGTGACTGTGAGGGTTTCTCCGAAGTACTCTCTAGAGATGCACGTGGATCTAGAGGAGGGGAATGCTGCAGGAGTATCTAATGGAGATCTGGTAGAGATAATACGATAG
- the deoC gene encoding deoxyribose-phosphate aldolase yields the protein MKNLASYIDHTILKADASMKEIDKVCDEALEHGFASVCVNPYYVRHVSGRLSGEVKTTSVIGFPLGANRSEVKALEASLAIEDGADELDMVMNICALKNKDYDIVQSDIMSVVNVSKGKAILKVIIETSLLNEEEKVKACEICRDCYVDFVKTSTGFSTGGATVADVALMKNIVGDGIGVKASGGVRDSETALKMIDAGATRIGASASVDIVSGSISKDEPESKY from the coding sequence ATGAAAAATCTAGCAAGCTATATAGACCACACTATACTGAAGGCCGATGCGAGCATGAAAGAAATAGACAAGGTCTGTGACGAAGCATTGGAGCATGGATTCGCCTCTGTATGTGTGAATCCGTATTACGTCAGACATGTCTCTGGCAGGCTAAGCGGAGAGGTGAAGACCACTTCAGTCATAGGCTTCCCACTGGGAGCTAATAGGAGTGAAGTCAAAGCGCTGGAAGCTAGCTTGGCGATAGAGGATGGTGCAGACGAGCTTGACATGGTCATGAATATATGTGCTCTTAAAAACAAGGACTACGATATTGTGCAAAGCGATATCATGAGTGTAGTAAATGTATCGAAAGGAAAAGCTATACTTAAGGTGATAATAGAGACATCGCTTTTGAACGAAGAGGAAAAAGTCAAAGCTTGCGAGATATGCAGAGACTGCTATGTGGACTTTGTAAAGACTTCAACTGGATTTAGTACAGGGGGAGCCACTGTGGCAGATGTGGCTTTGATGAAGAACATAGTCGGAGACGGTATAGGTGTCAAGGCTTCTGGAGGAGTAAGAGACAGTGAGACAGCTTTGAAAATGATAGATGCAGGAGCTACTAGGATAGGGGCAAGCGCCTCTGTAGACATAGTAAGCGGAAGCATCTCTAAAGATGAACCGGAAAGTAAATACTAG
- a CDS encoding chemotaxis protein, with the protein MEDKKGILLETGTGEMEILEFTVKDSHYAINVIKVKEILEVESFSKVPKSDPAVLGMALIRGEVIPLIDMSVVLEDEFKDRSQKFKILLCEFNHLKVGFVVDQVLGIHRIGWDAIKKPTYVNDVNSSLVIGNITFNERILMLLDFEKIVTDISPSTGINAERIGQIAPKDRSKVKLVLSDDSTLIRQLLRDVLTEAGFVNMRFFDDGKQALDHLSNLASQKGESFMDDVDILITDIEMPQMDGHTLTRKVKEDPILRKLPVIIFSSLITDDLKHKGDSVQADAQMSKPEVGKLVELIDGFVRHKYR; encoded by the coding sequence ATGGAAGACAAAAAAGGAATACTACTTGAAACAGGTACTGGAGAAATGGAGATACTGGAGTTTACTGTTAAAGACTCCCACTACGCCATAAACGTCATAAAGGTTAAGGAGATACTGGAGGTTGAGTCTTTCAGCAAAGTGCCTAAGTCGGATCCTGCTGTGCTCGGCATGGCCCTTATAAGGGGCGAGGTCATACCCCTTATAGACATGAGCGTTGTGCTAGAGGATGAGTTCAAGGACAGAAGCCAGAAGTTCAAGATACTGCTATGCGAATTCAATCACCTTAAGGTGGGATTCGTGGTGGACCAGGTGCTGGGGATACACCGTATTGGATGGGATGCCATAAAGAAGCCTACCTACGTAAACGATGTGAACAGCTCCCTTGTGATAGGGAATATAACGTTCAACGAAAGGATATTGATGCTTTTAGACTTCGAAAAAATCGTTACAGACATATCTCCGTCTACTGGAATAAATGCCGAGAGGATAGGTCAGATAGCCCCAAAGGACAGAAGCAAGGTCAAGCTGGTACTGTCGGACGACTCGACACTTATAAGGCAGCTGCTTAGAGATGTGCTGACCGAAGCTGGCTTTGTCAACATGAGATTCTTTGACGACGGAAAACAGGCTCTCGATCACTTGTCAAATCTTGCAAGTCAAAAAGGAGAGTCTTTTATGGATGATGTGGATATACTTATCACAGATATCGAGATGCCTCAGATGGATGGCCACACTCTCACTAGAAAGGTCAAAGAAGACCCTATACTCAGAAAGCTTCCTGTCATAATATTCTCTTCTCTTATAACTGACGATCTCAAGCACAAAGGCGACTCCGTTCAGGCCGACGCTCAGATGAGCAAGCCTGAAGTTGGAAAGCTGGTGGAGCTTATAGACGGATTTGTAAGACATAAGTATAGATAA
- a CDS encoding tyrosine recombinase XerC produces MNEYDIPLVLEDFLNYIETIKGKSENTAKEYLFDLRTFMKFLKIRYRLVDKSTPFDEITIWDISEEFFQKVRLEDLHAFISYVDKERHNKNYTKARKVASIRSFFRYLHSKRRIISENPAIELESPKTGTRHPVYLTLEESQRLLDSVEGNNSERDYAILTLFLNCGLRLSELVSIDIDKIKGDILTVRGKGDKERTIYLNEACLRAIELYMAVRPIEDLKDPKALFISRHRSRLSNKTVQHLVKKQLKKAGLDEDKYSTHKLRHTAATLMYKYGNVDIRALQQILGHENVSTTQIYTHLDDDRLRKAVNSNPLSKR; encoded by the coding sequence ATGAACGAATACGATATACCGCTTGTGCTCGAAGACTTTTTAAACTACATAGAGACTATAAAGGGCAAGTCGGAAAATACAGCTAAGGAGTACCTCTTCGACCTTCGTACCTTTATGAAGTTCCTGAAGATAAGATACCGCCTGGTGGACAAGAGCACTCCTTTTGACGAAATAACGATATGGGATATAAGTGAAGAGTTTTTCCAAAAAGTTAGACTCGAAGACCTTCACGCCTTTATCTCCTACGTGGATAAAGAGCGGCACAACAAGAACTACACCAAGGCCAGGAAGGTCGCTTCCATACGCTCTTTCTTTAGGTATTTGCATTCCAAGCGGAGGATTATAAGCGAGAACCCAGCTATAGAGCTAGAGTCTCCGAAGACAGGAACCAGGCACCCGGTCTACCTCACACTTGAGGAATCCCAGAGGCTCTTAGACTCTGTCGAGGGTAACAACAGCGAAAGAGACTACGCAATACTCACCCTCTTCCTCAACTGCGGCCTCCGTCTTTCGGAGCTTGTAAGCATAGATATAGACAAGATAAAAGGCGACATACTCACCGTAAGGGGAAAAGGCGACAAGGAGCGCACCATCTACTTGAACGAAGCCTGCTTAAGGGCCATAGAACTCTATATGGCAGTCCGCCCTATCGAGGACCTGAAAGACCCCAAGGCGCTATTCATAAGCAGACACAGGTCCAGGCTCAGCAACAAGACGGTTCAGCACCTAGTTAAAAAACAACTAAAAAAAGCCGGGCTCGACGAAGATAAATACTCCACGCACAAGCTCAGACATACAGCTGCAACTCTTATGTACAAATACGGAAACGTAGACATCCGGGCCCTTCAGCAGATACTCGGGCACGAAAATGTATCTACAACTCAAATCTACACCCACTTAGACGATGATAGGCTAAGGAAAGCAGTAAACAGTAACCCTCTATCCAAAAGATAG
- a CDS encoding elongation factor G produces MRKYESSEIRNIALLGHSGSGKSRLCQAILYNSGKGGKLNMENVPSITSDINLFSVEWKDHKYNFIDTPGYLDFYGEAMAGVSVSSGAVVIVDGTSEIEAGTDRALELTDKYNIPKIIFVNKIDSEKADYYKILSQLRERYGKKIAPFHVPIGSEEEFKGYVNVVEDFAREYNPTEGRCYTVEVPADMGDEISSVKEMLMESVAETDESLLEKYFSGESFSRDEVHMGLRNAVISGEVIPVLCGASLKNIGVHTLMWLAKDYFPSPVESVSSGSDVFSGHVFKTYSDKFQEKISLVKIESGELSKGSEFYNARTGDKEKCGSVMTYAQDVLSDIEGAGEGDIVALVKCDSLKTGDTISSDKNAQPVSKLEFPKAQLFAAIEPKSQFDEDKISEGLRRLSEENPSLSWERSSETGQLVLGVQGEMHLDSVVKKLSEQFGISVSRKKLDIPYKETISGSADIHYKHKKQSGGHGQYGDVKMIFGPSDKQFEFEAEITGGAIPKQYIPSVEQGVIDSMGNGVLGGYPVINIKAKLYDGSYHNVDSSEMAFRLAANQAFKEALKEAGAKLLEPVMSVKLYVPEDSTGDVMGDVSKKRGQVLGIEPIEDSKLQLILAEIPQSEAVEYSIDLRTLANGRGHLEMSHLRYQEVPEKMAEEIMSAKK; encoded by the coding sequence ATGAGAAAATACGAAAGCAGTGAAATTAGAAATATAGCGTTACTCGGACACAGCGGATCAGGAAAGAGCAGGCTTTGCCAGGCGATACTGTACAATTCAGGAAAAGGCGGAAAGCTGAATATGGAAAACGTTCCGAGTATAACTTCAGATATAAATCTCTTTTCTGTGGAGTGGAAGGACCACAAATACAATTTCATAGATACTCCGGGATACCTTGACTTCTACGGGGAGGCCATGGCAGGAGTGTCGGTGTCTTCGGGAGCTGTGGTTATAGTAGATGGGACTTCCGAGATAGAGGCTGGAACAGACAGGGCCCTAGAGCTTACAGATAAGTACAATATACCTAAGATAATATTCGTAAACAAGATAGACTCAGAGAAGGCCGACTACTACAAGATTCTCTCCCAGCTTAGAGAGAGGTACGGCAAGAAGATAGCTCCTTTCCACGTGCCTATAGGCAGTGAAGAAGAGTTCAAGGGATATGTCAATGTGGTGGAGGACTTTGCGAGGGAGTACAACCCTACTGAAGGTAGATGCTACACCGTTGAGGTTCCAGCCGACATGGGCGATGAGATAAGTAGCGTAAAAGAGATGCTGATGGAGTCTGTGGCGGAAACAGACGAGTCGCTGCTTGAAAAGTACTTTTCTGGAGAGAGCTTCAGCAGAGACGAGGTACACATGGGTCTTCGGAATGCAGTCATATCTGGCGAGGTAATACCTGTGCTCTGCGGCGCGTCTCTTAAGAATATCGGAGTGCATACGCTTATGTGGCTTGCCAAGGACTACTTCCCGTCACCTGTCGAGAGCGTCTCTTCTGGAAGCGACGTATTCAGCGGACACGTTTTCAAGACTTATTCAGACAAGTTCCAGGAGAAAATATCGCTTGTGAAGATCGAAAGTGGCGAGTTATCCAAGGGGTCTGAATTCTACAATGCAAGGACAGGTGATAAAGAGAAATGCGGAAGCGTCATGACTTATGCGCAAGATGTTCTTTCAGACATAGAGGGAGCGGGAGAAGGTGATATAGTTGCACTGGTGAAATGCGACTCGCTGAAGACTGGAGACACTATATCATCAGATAAGAACGCTCAGCCGGTTTCTAAGCTTGAATTTCCTAAGGCCCAGCTATTCGCGGCTATAGAGCCAAAATCTCAGTTTGACGAGGACAAGATCAGCGAAGGGCTTAGAAGGCTTTCAGAAGAAAATCCTTCACTTTCCTGGGAGAGAAGCAGCGAAACAGGACAGCTTGTACTAGGAGTTCAAGGCGAGATGCACCTTGACTCTGTCGTAAAGAAACTTTCAGAGCAGTTCGGAATAAGCGTAAGCAGGAAGAAGCTAGATATACCGTACAAAGAGACTATATCGGGCTCGGCAGACATCCACTACAAGCATAAGAAGCAGTCAGGAGGGCATGGGCAGTACGGGGATGTAAAGATGATATTCGGTCCTTCCGACAAGCAGTTTGAGTTTGAAGCGGAGATAACTGGCGGAGCCATCCCTAAACAGTACATCCCATCTGTAGAGCAGGGTGTTATAGACTCTATGGGGAATGGAGTGCTGGGAGGATATCCTGTTATAAATATAAAGGCCAAGCTCTACGATGGATCTTACCACAATGTGGACTCATCTGAAATGGCTTTCAGGCTTGCGGCCAACCAGGCGTTTAAAGAGGCCTTGAAAGAAGCTGGAGCTAAGCTATTAGAGCCTGTGATGTCTGTAAAACTCTACGTTCCAGAGGATTCAACCGGTGATGTAATGGGCGATGTGAGCAAAAAGAGAGGGCAGGTGCTTGGAATAGAACCTATTGAGGACAGCAAGCTGCAGCTTATACTGGCCGAAATACCACAGTCAGAAGCCGTGGAGTACTCCATAGACCTGAGAACACTTGCAAATGGAAGAGGTCATTTAGAGATGTCCCATCTGAGGTACCAAGAAGTTCCTGAAAAGATGGCTGAAGAAATAATGAGTGCTAAAAAGTAA
- a CDS encoding 3-deoxy-7-phosphoheptulonate synthase, with translation MSFKYINRVPTPEEIKEATPLSESLLKVKAERDKMIRDVFEGKSDKFLLIIGPCSADREDALYDYVTRLAKLQEEVKDKIIMVPRIYTNKPRTTGEGYKGMMHQPNLSEKPNISEGIKSIRRLHIKAIQESGLTAADEMLYSENYPYVEDLLSYVAIGARSVENQQHRLTVSGMDIPGGMKNPTSGDISVMFNSIKAAHISHTFIYNGCEVETSGNPLAHGILRGSVNRHGDCIPNYHYEDLSAVAEEYAKRGYVNPAIIVDTNHSNSMKKYSEQPRIAKEVIFSKNYSKDLKSLIKGLMIESYLEEGRQENQDIYGKSITDPCLGWKDSERLVYDIAESL, from the coding sequence ATGAGTTTTAAGTATATCAATAGAGTTCCTACACCAGAAGAGATTAAAGAAGCCACTCCTCTAAGTGAAAGTCTGCTTAAGGTGAAAGCCGAAAGAGACAAGATGATAAGAGACGTGTTCGAAGGCAAGAGCGACAAGTTTTTGCTTATAATAGGGCCTTGCTCTGCCGATAGAGAAGACGCGCTTTATGACTATGTCACAAGGCTTGCAAAGCTTCAAGAAGAGGTTAAAGACAAGATTATAATGGTTCCACGTATATACACAAACAAGCCTAGAACTACAGGCGAGGGATACAAGGGCATGATGCACCAGCCTAATCTCTCTGAAAAGCCGAATATCTCAGAGGGAATAAAGTCAATAAGGAGACTTCATATAAAGGCCATCCAGGAGTCTGGCCTTACAGCTGCCGACGAGATGCTCTACTCGGAGAACTATCCGTATGTAGAGGACCTGCTTTCTTACGTGGCCATAGGAGCTAGATCTGTAGAGAACCAGCAGCACAGGCTGACTGTAAGCGGAATGGATATACCGGGCGGAATGAAAAACCCTACTAGTGGCGACATCTCTGTTATGTTCAACTCCATAAAAGCGGCTCACATATCTCATACTTTCATCTACAATGGATGTGAGGTTGAGACTTCAGGAAATCCTCTAGCTCACGGAATCCTGAGAGGCTCTGTAAACCGCCATGGAGACTGCATACCTAATTACCACTACGAAGACCTTTCAGCAGTTGCAGAAGAGTATGCCAAGAGAGGCTATGTAAACCCAGCTATAATAGTGGATACAAACCACTCCAACTCCATGAAGAAGTACTCGGAGCAGCCTAGGATTGCAAAAGAGGTCATCTTCAGCAAAAACTACTCTAAAGACCTCAAGTCGCTTATAAAGGGACTTATGATAGAGAGCTATTTAGAAGAGGGTAGACAGGAGAACCAGGACATATACGGAAAGTCCATAACTGACCCTTGCCTAGGGTGGAAAGACTCAGAGAGACTCGTATACGATATAGCGGAGTCCCTGTAG
- the lexA gene encoding transcriptional repressor LexA, giving the protein MYDDLSAKQSAILEFIKSEISKKGYPPSVREICVAVGLKSTSTVHSHLEKLEGLGYIKRDASKPRTIEVMDSGNEGFVYKKETIDIPVLGRVAAGEPLLATENIEDVFPMPVDFVPKGESFMLKVKGDSMINAGIYDKDFILVKHQSSAESGDIVVALLGSEATVKRFFKEKDHIRLQPENDYMAPILAKEVTIVGKVVGLFRKI; this is encoded by the coding sequence ATGTATGATGACCTCTCTGCAAAGCAGAGCGCAATACTTGAATTTATAAAGAGCGAGATATCCAAGAAGGGCTATCCACCTTCTGTAAGAGAGATATGTGTGGCGGTTGGGCTAAAGTCCACCTCTACAGTTCACTCTCATCTGGAGAAACTGGAGGGATTGGGATATATAAAGAGAGATGCCTCTAAGCCTCGCACCATAGAGGTGATGGACTCTGGAAACGAAGGCTTTGTCTACAAGAAAGAGACTATCGACATACCGGTGCTTGGAAGGGTGGCAGCAGGAGAGCCGCTGCTGGCCACGGAAAATATAGAGGATGTATTCCCTATGCCAGTGGACTTTGTACCTAAAGGAGAGTCTTTTATGCTGAAGGTCAAAGGTGACAGCATGATAAATGCCGGCATATACGACAAGGACTTTATACTTGTGAAGCACCAGAGCTCAGCCGAAAGTGGAGACATAGTTGTAGCGCTCTTAGGCAGCGAAGCCACCGTAAAAAGGTTTTTCAAAGAGAAAGACCATATAAGGCTTCAGCCTGAAAATGACTACATGGCCCCGATACTGGCAAAAGAAGTCACTATAGTCGGGAAAGTGGTTGGACTTTTCAGAAAAATATAA